DNA from Aphis gossypii isolate Hap1 chromosome 3, ASM2018417v2, whole genome shotgun sequence:
atgcataatatatgaatatatatacgattattcacattataaatgtatacttaccTATCTAAACCGTAGTTCATAGGTAAATAGTTTGTTTaatgttcttatttatttaaatacacacgggtaggtattgaaaaattttatatctttgttcatttcattattttacgaaattattgatattattgtgtacagaCTACAGATAAACagaccaattattattattgttataatttatatgaattatgtaaTAGTGCACAATATCAATAGtttcattgaataaataatttattttagagctaaattaataattacatttttttatcttattattttttatttaaagccaTATTCAGTTGGGGAAGGGATTACAATTGACTACACACCCGGTCTTAGCTTCTTTTAAAGAGTTAGTATACAATTCAagcgaatttaattttagataaggTAAGAGAGTGGGAAAAAACCACTCACCAGTAGGTACTGTAGGAGTGGGAAAAAACCACTCACCAGTAGGTACTGTAGTAGCTAAAATATCTGAATATGACTAATGcaagtttaaaatagatatattaattttgaaataatcatacatcattttaatgatataggtaatacctatgtatataatttacaattttaagcaAAGGTGATCTACAGATTATCTTTATCGCTAAGTATAAATTctgatatgtaggtattttgatattgatatttaagtacaaaacttattttactattataattattaattatggtagaataatttaatttttgctgAAAATATTGcatgtttaatgttatttatatttcattattttaaggaTACTAGCCAATcggtatgtatttaaaattagttgggtacaatataaaatggttGATATTAACTTTTCAGTCAgtattatttcacattttcaCTATAAAACAGTGTGATTATGTCCTTGATTGAAATaggcaatatatttaaattaatattcatatttttaaaactgtagctaaattcataatatatgtataagactTATAAGTCCTTATGAagtgtcaaaaaatatattttgaattatgacAAATTActcaactaaaatatatataatatataaacacttaATTATGTCAATGtactcatatattaaatagttttaaacaactataataacttataaggaatcttttcttaattttcaatattattgcaGACCATTCgaaaaatatagtacaattaataaaataaaaatgttttaacatgtgtaaattattattttataaatggatAAATCACAAAACACATGaatctgtaaaatatattcttattaaaaaaataataatatatactatagacatattatataatatataaatgtttattttaatttaatattcgtacatgtaaataaaatattatatatattataatgttattaaagtcTGTTAGTTACAATTCTTATACAATTCAATTTGTTAACTTgaattttaagtacatttattCACAAATAAAAAGCACAAATTTATTCCCCAGAACATTAAAGTAaacatattaactataaatatatttcagtatatttttagtgacaCAGCCTCAAATGTAAAAAAGCATCAATTTCCActcaaattgtaaattaaaaggtattaaaaatatatatatatataatatgttaagacATCACTATGTTTCTTCATTTATGCAGTTTTTGAGCTTTAGGTACAGTACTTATTGAAGATTTTATAGCTGGGCCAATGGAGCGATTGAATATGGTACTAGTTATAGATAGAACCGGTGCAAATAGTTTCAATCTAAAAGTAaagaaatagtatttataacatttaaaaagtgtattttattttatacttttacatttatgaaaataactcTTACCTAAATACTTTAATCTTAGATGGACTAACTTCATTTGCACTGATGATAAACACAGGAAATAGAATAGAAAATAGACAACCACTAGAaacaagaaaacaaaaatagagttaaataaaataataaattaaaaaataaataacctatattacctaataatatatgattctGGCAAAGATGTGACAACTGCTAGTGGTAGCCCAAATCCAAGGAAATATGgccaacagttttcaataaTGGATAACCTTGAGTTTAGCTCCATACCCATATTGCACCATTTATATTCAAACGAGTAAAGTGAATACAGTAATGATAAATGCAAAATACTGAGAATATTGCTAAGAATTGTTGATGGCACCATACTTACTAAGTAACtctaaaatacacaatattcaaAAGATAAtagatggaaaataaaatattgatttacttGAATCAGAAATAAGAATTGAACAACTATACTGAACGAAAAGTCTGCAATCACTTTACTGATACGTGTCAACTGTTGTGGATcaccttttttttgtttatatgctATGTCTGCAATGTCCTAAAAAATCCTATAGTATAGTTGAGTATACAATcatgtataaaatcattttagatgttcatatataaatatacattacttGAAACCATAggctgtttattattttgcttaacaaaaatattggtaaGACCCATACAGCTCCAAATGTCCATGATAATAGCGATCGGGTCCATaaccaaatattttcattaaaatgccCAAATATAATTGACATTATAGAACCTAGAGAAGGTAGAATaacatattcaaaaataactatacttaaacaaaatatgcCACCATTTAATGTACAACATTGAATTATTCgttgtaacattttttgatctctgaaaaaaagtaagtaacaaatctaatattaaaatactaaaaaataagtatgtaaattgaatgattcaaaattatcatatatttcaaatattataaattattattaatcaaaactataaaataaatttattctaaaatgttcatttttatatacttaagtataaactatagatGAACAACATATTTCAGTTGAActgactaattattttatcaacttagttatattatttcttatagtaatttatacaaacGAAACTACAGGTCAGGCCATGGCCTGACCTAATACTGGCTAGATATCATAGTATCATACTGACTTAGTAGTtagtagaatttaaaataaaaaaaaaaattaaggtacGTTTTCCTTGTAGTGTCCTAACGCTGTACTATAAACATATGTATTTTGAATGTGACACAGCGTCTGGCGACAGCACTGGTCTCGGACCAGTATAGAGCGTCCAGCCGTGTCTGTATGCTACAAGGAAAACGtacctttaaaattgttttttcatatttatcacTTGGCCTgtcttaataaaattgtctagTTTCACCTATGGTAATTTACATAACTTATTAGAACTCATCAATACGGTTCATGGCATGGaacaataacatttaagtatataaaactaCTTTATGGTacacaaaaactaaataactttataaattaacattcaataacaatttttaatattgaattaaataataaattctcatatagtttcaaattcaaaacataatcatgtaacaaaataataaagtacctaCTCCTTAAGATTGTAATCAATGATTAAGTcatttgctaaaaaaaaattttaaaataacataaccaagattttagttaggtattatgtaatatttaaaattaaatttataaacaaatggcTATGAAACAATTGAgaagtttatacttaattacctaataaatcataatttattttacatactttgGTGAGTTTACTGGTCTGCCAACTTTCTTTGGTCGTTTGTTTTGAACAAACAATACAGTGACACCTTTAAAACTGTCCATAACACCTTTAGACACCGTCCTAGATAATACCTGCAAATGAATATTGTGCCATTGACATCAAAACAGTAttgagataaatatatatacacggcTAAATCACATGTTAATAACTTACAAATATATCATCCATTTTCAAAATAGATCTATAAGTAATGGtcgaattttaaacaaatataataaatatataataaataatgaataaatggagtcaaaaaaataaaaaataaattagttgacGCGTTATCACTacgttttgatatattattgaaatattaacattattatttacaaattatgaaCCATTTTGTTCATGGCAGCAAAGTATACAGTATctactatttaatttcattttttttgacgatttattttcaactaatTCAACTTTACAAGTTTCAAttctttatactatttttatgcattatttgacaatatttgttatcataAACAATCGCAGTTAGTTATCAGTGTTATCACCAAGAATAAAATTACGCACATCAGTCCAGTATTGCCAAACCTGCGGGTGGTTGGCTAGACCATAAAATATCATCGATTGTTTGGTCAATCGc
Protein-coding regions in this window:
- the LOC114131439 gene encoding etoposide-induced protein 2.4 homolog; the encoded protein is MDDIFVLSRTVSKGVMDSFKGVTVLFVQNKRPKKVGRPVNSPKDQKMLQRIIQCCTLNGGIFCLSIVIFEYVILPSLGSIMSIIFGHFNENIWLWTRSLLSWTFGAVWVLPIFLLSKIINSLWFQDIADIAYKQKKGDPQQLTRISKVIADFSFSIVVQFLFLIQSYLVSMVPSTILSNILSILHLSLLYSLYSFEYKWCNMGMELNSRLSIIENCWPYFLGFGLPLAVVTSLPESYIISGCLFSILFPVFIISANEVSPSKIKVFRLKLFAPVLSITSTIFNRSIGPAIKSSISTVPKAQKLHK